A window from Bufo bufo chromosome 1, aBufBuf1.1, whole genome shotgun sequence encodes these proteins:
- the LOC121008994 gene encoding toll-like receptor 2 — translation MKTKICSTLFLILLCSQKIHKADGDCTYDRFLRHCSCSLLDLTNILTILPCVEALSFEFNGGTFINHEDFAKLDMKLVMNMIHVSLAKISFANAVLSEEFLVAFIDVIHQVPVDLLSFENTTFVGQSLNNLRGSPPNILSLQFINTSSNPLIQRDSPFERFGNWMSILRNLTVKQSQLTGVPCDIGIHFQALTTLELSESLLSDDNMFSVFCNDAFPTLQILKLRSNNFSNYESLCQALSRYNQLRHLDLSLNDLSFISNSLCEWQPSLSHLNLSNTGLEHVSINLPPNCEVLDLSHNKIEFLNISLPILRELYLSYNRLSTLPSMGHIPIVQILAVDGNPIKQLEVSQIQAFKLLSSFKGDNIPYKCSCSFIKEMKEMAKSGLTLQWWPDEYTCDSPESLRGKVINDVNYSLFECHTQPLTIVICIVILIMCVAIIICFVKICQSNKTRSQCMQAGNSNTM, via the coding sequence ATGAAGACAAAGATCTGCTCTACACTTTTTCTCATTCTTCTATGTTCTCAGAAGATTCACAAGGCAGATGGAGACTGTACATATGATAGATTCCTCAGACATTGTTCCTGTTCACTACTTGACTTGACCAACATTTTGACCATCCTTCCATGTGTCGAGGCTTTAAGCTTTGAATTCAATGGTGGAACATTCATCAACCATGAAGATTTTGCTAAACTGGACATGAAATTGGTTATGAACATGATCCATGTTTCATTGGCCAAGATCAGTTTTGCCAATGCGGTATTGTCTGAAGAATTCTTGGTTGCTTTTATAGATGTAATACACCAGGTTCCTGTTGACCTCCTCTCATTTGAAAACACAACCTTTGTTGGACAATCTCTGAATAATTTGAGAGGATCACCTCCTAATATATTATCTCTACAGTTcatcaacacatcttcaaacccatTAATCCAGAGAGACTCTCCCTTTGAAAGGTTTGGCAATTGGATGTCCATTCTGAGGAACCTTACTGTGAAACAGTCACAATTAACAGGTGTTCCTTGTGACATCGGTATACATTTTCAGGCCTTGACGACTTTAGAGCTATCAGAAAGCCTCCTGTCTGATGACAATATGTTCTCTGTGTTTTGTAATGATGCTTTTCCTACTCTACAAATCCTAAAACTAAGAAGTAACAATTTTAGTAATTATGAGAGTCTATGCCAAGCGTTAAGCAGATATAACCAACTGAGGCACTTAGATTTAAGTCTCAATGACTTGTCTTTTATATCAAACTCTTTATGTGAGTGGCAGCCATCTTTAAGTCACTTAAATCTATCTAATACAGGCTTAGAACATGTGAGTATTAATCTACCACCAAATTGTGAAGTATtagatctaagtcacaacaagatTGAATTCCTAAATATTTCTCTGCCCATACTGAGAGAGCTATATTTGTCCTACAATAGGCTTTCTACTCTTCCCTCCATGGGCCATATCCCTATTGTACAAATTCTAGCTGTAGATGGGAATCCCATCAAACAGTTAGAAGTTAGTCAGATACAAGCATTCAAGCTTCTGAGTAGCTTTAAAGGTGATAACATCCCATACAAATGCTCTTGCTCGTTTATAAAAGAAATGAAAGAAATGGCAAAGTCTGGTCTGACACTTCAGTGGTGGCCAGATGAATACACATGTGACTCTCCTGAATCTTTGCGGGGTAAGGTGATCAATGATGTGAACTACTCATTGTTTGAGTGCCACACACAGCCCTTAACAATTGTCATATGTATTGTAATATTAATAATGTGTGTAGCTATAATAATTTGCTTTGTTAAAATTTGCCAGAGTAACAAAACAAGATCTCAATGCATGCAAGCTGGAAATTCAAATACTATGTAA